DNA sequence from the Colletotrichum destructivum chromosome 9, complete sequence genome:
GACCGGCTCCGGTGGCGTATCGGGGTTGTCAATGATGGGAAGCGTGGGTGTGGTACCAGGACCGCCGCGCACAGGACCATCGCTGTCGTCTGGGATCTCGCTGGCAGGCGGGCCCGTCCAGGAGCCACCTGGGcgactggaggaggaggaggaggcggtcAGCTTCGAGTATACTCGGCTTGGGCAGTAGTACTCTATCTGGGGGTTGCTTACTCTATGCAGACGTACTGATCTTTGACCAGATGATCACAAGCACCGAGAATATGCGGGTTCCAGGTGGCTATCTGAACCGCGTTGACGATGTGGGTTGCGTTGGATGCGGATTCCGCAATCGATGCGCTGATGGTTTATGTTAGCTTATGATCCTTGGGTTTGACTATTACGCAAAACGTCATAATACCAGGTAGAGCTCTCGCTGACTCGGAGCAACTGACAAGTCGGGGAGACGCAAGACCAGCCATCTAAAACAGCGCACCCGGGGGTGTTTGTCGTATACATCAAATCGCCCGTCGCGACGCCATAGATTTCGGCAATCTCGTTGCAGAACTCAAGCTCCGTCTCCGCAATGGTGGATTCTTCCATGACGAGGACGTCAACCCATTGCCAGCCCACCGATTCGCAGCCCTCTTCCGTGTCCGGCACCGGGGCCTTGGTCGGGACGGGCTCCGAGGTGgttgtcggcgccggggcGTCTGTCTCGGTAGACGTGACCTCTGTCCTGATGGGAGTGACGTCCGCGTCCGTCGTATGGGGGTAGTTGGGCAGCACCCTGGtggccagctcgccgacggtggTCTGGCAGACCTCCTGGATGTCTTGGAACTCCCCGACCAGGTAGTCCGAGTAGTCGACGTCGGGGAGGAACGCGGACGTGACGCGGGCGTACAAGAGCTTGAGGAAGCACTCGGAGCACAGCAGGTCGTTGTCGTAGAGGGACGATATACGGCGGTTCTCGGCGCTCACGTTCCCTGGGTTCGTGCAAAAGGGATCGGCCGGGTTCGCGGCGCAGTCTGGTGTGACCATGTCGGACCCCGTCCACTCCTGCTGCTCGATGAAGCACCATTCGTTGGATGCCGAGCGAGTGCAGGCGAGTTCGAGACCCTCGAGGAAACGGCCAGAAAGAGTGTCCGCCTCGACAAGACGATCACCTTGGATCATCAGGTCATAGGCACAGCTGCTTTCGACATTGGCGTGCCAATCGCGTGCCGAGGTGAGGCACCCGGTTTCGCACAGCGTCGTGACATCTTGCTCTTGCCACCAGAGCCCGTCAACGTTGATGGTTCGCTGGAAGAGGTCTTGATCGCAGGCAACGGTAGAATTTCTTTCGATATCAGTCAGTCAAGTGTCCTCATGGTCTGTCTACTCAAACATCCgtccttctctctttcggCCTGGGTAATTACACTTACAATGCCACAACACAAGCAGGTGCAATCTGTAGGATATCTGCCAATGCTTCCGTTTCAACCAAGGGCCAGAGGTTGAAGCTTAAAGCTAGGGGCAAGAATGCCAGAGCCGTCAAAGACTTGATGTGAGGCGACATTTTCTCGACTGCAGCGCGCTGAGCAAGTCGCCGAAGGGTTGGTGAATCAGACCTGGCAGAGCAACGGTCGATATACAGCAACCCGGGCAGGGCGACTTTCTCTCCAAGCTTTGAACGCCCATGAAAAGCTGGAGCCTTACGGGAAAGCAATAGTTTATCTCGACAAGGGTTGCCAGACCGAAATGAGGGCATGCAACCGACACCGATTCCCGCCTTTCTAGGCCTAGACGGCGTGATAGAGGTTGCAGATAGTTATCACGCGACCCTAAACGTCCACATGCCCCATGTAACAGTTCGTTCTTCATCTATTTTTGGGAATCTTTACTCTGCAACGTTACTCTGTAAACTTCTAAGCTTACTTTCTTTTTGTCTTGGACCGGAACAAGTCTCTTTCGGGGCAGTAGTTGACAGACTGCGAGAGCTGATGAGATTACCGCCAAGCCGGCGTCAGCAACCTAATTGGCCTTGGAGCGGTCGTTGCCGTAGGTTTTTCTCATTTACCCCTGCATGAGTCAattttctctctttccgTGATTGCAACAGTAGGTAGTCTGGCCGCCCAATGAGGCAAATACTTCTGCACGGGAACGGCTCTCGCCACGCGGGAATACATTGAGGCACAGCGGCTCCGAAATTGCTAAGAACTTGAGAGGATTAGGAAGGAGGTAGACTTCTcatacctaggtagcttGGCTACTCGGATAAGGCTGTCCACGAATAGACGAGGTGGCTTGTAAGACATGCCTCTAAATGAGGACTTTGCGAGGGTCACCATTCCGCGTAGTCCATCCGTCCTGTTGACCCTTCATCAGGCATCCACGTTGCATTGCATTGAATGAACCACTTGACCTGGTCAAAAGCTCACGGGAGAATCGGGCGAAATCTTACGCCAAGACGGTCGAGGTGGTGGTCTACGAGACTAAGCGAGGATGCGAATGTAATCTGACGTTATCCGCTAGGCGCAGGTCGGTGGTGTTCGGACGGGATTTCGGGAAGCCCACGAAGCTTCTCTTGTTTGGAAATGATATGAACGCGTTGAAGACGCCGGCCTTTCCAGACTTTTCAAAAGTTCGCATCAGATCTGACCATCTGCCTCGTCTGCTTTCGAGTGGCACGCCGCAACTATTTGCATACTTGTCCCAGCAACCTCTGGCTCTCCCTTCTTGTTAAAATGCATTTCCACTCAAGACTGTCCGCTCTTTTGGGGCTTTTCTATCTCATTCCTCCGCTGTTAGCTGCGGAGAACTCTTCATACTTTAATCTGAATTCTGCTTTCGGTCTACTTGGCTCTGATCTGCCtgcccagctcctcgaccttccTGTCGGTACCTGCAATGCCGAGACTCCTTGCGTCAATGGCGCTTGTTGCAGTGGTGTAAGTAATATCGTCCGGATCCTAATCCAACGGGGCCGCGTTTTTCTGTTGCTGTGGGGGAAGACATCTGACTTTGGATTCTCTCTGACAATGTGTCTTGTAGATTACTGGCCTTTGCGGTTATTCTCCTGCAGAATGTGGTGCTGGCAACTGCACCTCCAACTGCAATGCCAAAGCCGAATGCGGCCAATATGGTGTCCCCGGAAGGCAGACCTGTCCGTTGGGTGTCTGTTGCTCGCAGTTTGGGTATTATGTATATCCTCTGGGTGCGTAGACGTGGTGGCTAACTCTTTGCAAAGCTTCTGCGGCTCGGTCGATGACTTTTGCAACGTCGACAAGGGGTGCCAGAGTGATTTCGGAGGCTGCGGCCCAGTAAAGCGGCCTTCGTGCAGCAAGACTGGAAACAGCGTCCAAGGTCGGTCAATCGGCTACTATGAGTCCTGGGCCAACACTCGTCCCTGCGGCAAGGTGTCCCCTGAGGACTTGAACCTAGACGGACTGACACATATCAACTTTGctttcgtcttcttcgaccCGGTCAAGTTCAGTATCGTCCCCATGGATAAGAACGCTGGATCACTCCTGAGTCGGTTTACTGCGCTCAAGGAGAGGAAGCCCGGCCTTCAGACCTGGGTCAGTGTCGGCGGGTGGTCGTTCAACGACCGTGAGTTTGATCGTTCCATTGGCCATGACTTGAAGATATGCTTATCCGTTCTTTAACCAGCCGGCCCCTATCAACAAGCCTTTAGTACAATGTCGAGCACCGCCGAGAATCGCGGCATCTTCATTGCCGAGCTGATGTATTTTATGGAGGTAAATGACTCCCTTCTGAgtgtctctttctctcgaATACTGACAAAGGCGCCAGACATATGGATTCGACGGCATGGATCTAGATTGGGAGTACCCCACCGCTGGTAGGCAGAATTTCTTATTTACATACCTTTCCCCAGACATCTTCCTGTCAACTGGTCACTCATTCATGTTGATAAAAACTTTGGTTGCTTCCCGTACTTCAGTTTCGCTGATATTTGTCGCAGACGATCGTGGCGGAAAAGCCGAGGACAAAGCCAActttgttcttctttccaAGGAAATCAAGGAAGCCTTCGGCAAGCGATACGGCTACTCCATCACGCTTCCAGCATCTTACTGGTATCTTCAACATTTCGATCTGAAAAATCTCCAGCCACATGTTGACTGGTTTAACTTGATGTCTTATGACCTGCACGGAACATGGGACGCTGCTTCAAAGTTCGTCGGCCCATACGTCGCCACGCACACCAACATCACAGAAATCGATCTCGGTCTTGATCTCTTATGGCGCGCTGGGGTCAAGCCTAAGAATGTTGTCTTGGGCCAAGGATGTGCGTTTCTTTCCCTGCTTGTGCTCATGTTATTTTGATGGCATGGCTCTGAATATAGGCTAATTCTGTGCACTGTAGTCTACGGTCGTTCTTTTACCCTTGAAGATTCCAAGTGCAATAAGCCCAATGGAGTCTGTCGATTCAGTGGTGGCGCAAAAGAGGGCCCTTGTTCCAAAGCCTCGGGTATCCTGAATCTCCAGGAGATCATGGATAtcatcaaggacaagaagctcgagcCCGTCCATGACGAGAAGTCAGGCACCAAGTGGATTCACTGGGACAATGACCAATGGGTTTCGtacgatgacggcgagacATTGGGTCAGAAGGCCGAGTTCGCCAACTCGCGATGTCTGGGTGGCCTCATGGTCTGGGCCCTGGACCAAGTCGCCCAGGATGCCGCCAGTCTCTTGAACCCTGACGACATGGATGAAGAGGCTCTGCTCGAGGCTGAAGTCATCTACCAGGATGAAGCGGCCAAGGGCGTCTGTTACACTACCAAATGCGGCGAAAAGTGCCGAAACGGTGACCACGAGGCCACCCAGACCAACGGTCAACCTGGGACGTTGTCAACCATGGACCGCTGTCCCAAAGACGAGTTCCGGAGCGTCTGCTGCAGCAAGGGCTCCATCATGGGCACCTGCCGGTGGAGAGGATACCGTGGGCTGGCTATGTCTTGCATGGGCGGCTGtgcggagggggaggtgtCCATCACAGAAAACAGCAACAGCCGGACGGACAAGGAGGACCAGAGCTGCACGGGCGGCACGCAGACCTACTGCTGCAACGGGTTCAAGCCTCCAATCTCCAAGGAGCAAATCACCGAGAccatcaaggacgaggcAACCGACGCAGCGATTGCGGCAGCGGAAGCGTTGGCGCTGGAGGTTGCGGCGAAAGCTTTCTGCCgcatcgccatcatggcaGCGACTGCGCCACTGCGGTTCATCCCTTTTGTTGGCAAGTCAAGCTCAAAGTAACATCT
Encoded proteins:
- a CDS encoding Putative LysM domain-containing protein, which encodes MSPHIKSLTALAFLPLALSFNLWPLVETEALADILQIAPACVVALNSTVACDQDLFQRTINVDGLWWQEQDVTTLCETGCLTSARDWHANVESSCAYDLMIQGDRLVEADTLSGRFLEGLELACTRSASNEWCFIEQQEWTGSDMVTPDCAANPADPFCTNPGNVSAENRRISSLYDNDLLCSECFLKLLYARVTSAFLPDVDYSDYLVGEFQDIQEVCQTTVGELATRVLPNYPHTTDADVTPIRTEVTSTETDAPAPTTTSEPVPTKAPVPDTEEGCESVGWQWVDVLVMEESTIAETELEFCNEIAEIYGVATGDLMYTTNTPGCAVLDGWSCVSPTCQLLRVSESSTCASIAESASNATHIVNAVQIATWNPHILGACDHLVKDQYVCIDRPGGSWTGPPASEIPDDSDGPVRGGPGTTPTLPIIDNPDTPPEPVQEGISSVCKRYVFADKGASCWKISNDGGITQKRLFELNPVLGTNGENCETMLWLNYYYCVGTESLGSPTTTVTRTTSPTISPTASSTSAPKPPSPTQEGIVGNCNKWVQAVAGDYCWKLANDAGIDTALFYQWNTVLGSGGENCGTMIWPDYYYCIGVFSSGSATTTSAPPPTTTSAGPAKPTATHAGIPANCSKFAEAPAQGASCWQLATDNGIELSRFYQLNPSLGTNGENCGTMIWPGYFYCVSVA
- a CDS encoding Putative glycoside hydrolase family 18, catalytic domain, glycosyl hydrolase family 18 (GH18) active, which produces MPRLLASMALVAVVFCGSVDDFCNVDKGCQSDFGGCGPVKRPSCSKTGNSVQGRSIGYYESWANTRPCGKVSPEDLNLDGLTHINFAFVFFDPVKFSIVPMDKNAGSLLSRFTALKERKPGLQTWVSVGGWSFNDPGPYQQAFSTMSSTAENRGIFIAELMYFMETYGFDGMDLDWEYPTADDRGGKAEDKANFVLLSKEIKEAFGKRYGYSITLPASYWYLQHFDLKNLQPHVDWFNLMSYDLHGTWDAASKFVGPYVATHTNITEIDLGLDLLWRAGVKPKNVVLGQGFYGRSFTLEDSKCNKPNGVCRFSGGAKEGPCSKASGILNLQEIMDIIKDKKLEPVHDEKSGTKWIHWDNDQWVSYDDGETLGQKAEFANSRCLGGLMVWALDQVAQDAASLLNPDDMDEEALLEAEVIYQDEAAKGVCYTTKCGEKCRNGDHEATQTNGQPGTLSTMDRCPKDEFRSVCCSKGSIMGTCRWRGYRGLAMSCMGGCAEGEVSITENSNSRTDKEDQSCTGGTQTYCCNGFKPPISKEQITETIKDEATDAAIAAAEALALEVAAKAFCRIAIMAATAPLRFIPFVGKSSSK